The Anaeromyxobacter sp. Fw109-5 genomic interval CCCACGGGATCGAGGAGTCGATCTACCTCGCCGACCGCGTGGTGGTGATGACCTACCGGCCCGGCACCGTGAAGCGGATCGTCCCGGTGACGCTCCCCCGCCCGCGCGACCCCGCCGCGGCCGAGTTCAACGCGCTGAAGCGCGAGGTCTCGCAGATGGTGATGGAGGAGCAGGCGCGGCACGCCGAGGCCGAGGCGGGCGGGGTGAGGGCGGACTGAGGAGGATCACGCCGAGCGGCGGCCGAAAGAGCCGGGGGAGAGGCTCGCCTCCGCTGGAGCAGGCCATGCACCGAGCTGCGGATCGCTACTTGGCCTCGCCTTTGGCCGCCAACTCAGCGCGAGCAACTTTCTCTCGGAAGCAGCGAATGATCGCAGCCAACTTGCCAGCGTCGCCTGCACCGATGAATCGAGCACCCTGGGTTCGACAGATCATCCAGTCCGGACCACCGATGTTCTGATTGGCCTCGCTCGGAGGGTCCCCGACGACTTCTAGAACTCCGTCGCCCTTCTCGAAGCCGTCCTTGTCGATGTCGATCATCACCCGCCAGCCCGGGTTGTCGATGGTCTCGATGCTGACGCCCTTCTCGTGCTCCCACTGTCCGTCACATCGGCTCGCGTACCATTGCTGGAGCCACTCCAACTCGTCAGTAGCGTCAGGGGCGACGTTCATAGGCAAATGACGCTCTCCTTCTTGTTGTAGAAGCATTCGCACGTCACAGAGTTTTGATTCATGATCCACTCCTCGACGTGAACGTGATCCCCCGGGCACGGAAAGTGCGGCTTGCTCGGCGGCACTTTGTCGTACCGGACTTGCCGCCCGCCGGGCGCGTCGCTTACCCCAACGCACGGTTCACACGTCTTGGGTAGCGGTGGGCCATCGCACTTCGAGATGACGTCCGCAACCCCGAGCCCCAGCGTCACCCCCGCGCCGAGGATCGCGCGGGTCCCGCCCGAGAGTAACCAGCGCGGGTCCCGCCCGAGAGTAACCAGCGCGAGCACACGGGTCCCGCCCGAGAGTAACCAGCGCGCGGGTCCCGCCCGGGGTCCCGCCCGAGAGTAACCAGCGCGAGCACGAGGAGCGAACGCAGTCGATGCTCAATTCGCGAGGAGGATGGGCAGCTCGCGCTGGCTCCCAAGAGCCTCCGAGAGCCACTCGACGCGGGTTCCCAGCGTTCGTAGGCGGGGAGTAGCCGCTTCAGCGCACACCGCTGCAATGACTGAGCGCGAGCGCACTCAGGCGACCGGACGGACCTGGTGAACGGATGGAATGGTTCTAGGCTGCGCCTGCGCACTGCACGCCATGGAGCACGCGCAGGAGGTAGGTGCCGGCGGGGAAGACCACGCTGCGTTCGCCCGAGCTCCACCTGGCCAAGGCTTGGCGGTACGCGTGAACGAACGACTTCAGGCGAAGCAGGCCTTCGACCCTCCTCCACTTGTCGCGCGCCGCGACCCGGGGCTTGAGCCCAAACCGAGGCTCACCGCCCGACGGCCGCGTGAACGGGTTCTGTGCCAGCACCCGTGCGACGCCGAGGAACCGGCGGCCTTGTGCAACGAGCTCCCGGTGATGCTTCTGCTCGAGGTCCTGCAGCGCCGCCGAGACGAGCGCGCGGAACTCGGCCGCGGAGGCGAAGCCTGGAGGGGACGTCAGCTCGAGCTCGACCTTCTCCGGAAGGTAGCCCTTGGGGTCGAAGAAGACCTGCGGCCGTGTGGCCGTGAGCTTGTTCCCGATCTGCTCGGGGGCGCTCCAGAGGCCCGGCCACTCCGCGCCGCGCCGGACGAGTCCGGCGGCGACGGGGTTGGCGAGCACGTACGCGGTCTTGGCGACGACGTCCGCGGCATCGAGCGGCTCGACCGCGCTGTAGCTCCCGTCGGTCGCCCAGAACCCCTCGAAGCGGCCCAGAGAGGCGTTCACCGCGCGAGCGACGAGGGAGTCGAGATACTGCATGAACGCGGGGAGGCGTCCCAGCGGGTCCGTGATGATGAGGTGGGCGTGGTTGGAGAGGACGCAATACGCGTGGACGAGGATGCCGTGGCGGGCGGCCGCGAGCGCGAGGACGTAGAGGAAGATCTCGTTGATGAGCTTGGATGGACGAAGGAAGAAGCGTCGTTCCGAGCAGCGCCGAGTCATGAGGTAGACGGTCCCGGGCAGAACGCGGCGAGGAGTGGTCACGGGAGCGGCTGCAAGGCACGCATCGTGCCGTCGCAGGCCGCGCGTCGGTACACCCATTTACCGATCGTGGCCGAAGGAGAAGGGGTCGCGCCTCAGGCGCTCGGTCCGCGGCGCGGTACTCTCGGTCAGGCTCGGCTCGCGGCTCGCGGCTCGCGGCTGGCTCGGCTCGGTCAGGCTCGGCGGGCTCGGCGGGCTCGGCGGGCTCGGCGGCGGAAGGGCGCCCGCTCGCAGTCCCGCAAGCACGCGATCGCGTGCGCGTGAGTTTGCGAAGAGCGCCCGCTCGGGCGTTCGCTCAGTCGAGGAACAGGTCCGGCATCAGCTCCTGCCCCGGCTCCACCGCGTACCTCGCGAAGCCCGCGACGCCCTCCTCCCGAAGCACGTCCTCGTCGATGAAGAAGTTGCCGGTGCAGCTCCGGCTCTCGCGCTTCAGGATCGCCACCGCCGCGTCCGCGACGATCTCCGGAGTCCGGCCGTGCCTCGCCGTCTCCTCGCCGCCGAGGAGGTTCAGGGCCGCGGTCGCGATCACGGTGCGCGGCCAGAGGGCGTTCACCGCGATGCCCTGCTCGCGCAGCTCCTCCGCCATCCCGAGCACGCACAGGCTCATGCCGTACTTCGCCATGGTGTACGCGACGTGCGGGGCGAACCAGCGCGGGTTCAGGGAGAGCGGCGGCGACAGGTTCAGGATGTGGGGGTTCGCGCTCTTCTCCAGGAGCGGGATGCACGCCTGCGAGCAGGCGAAGGTGCCCCGCGCGTTCACCTGGTGCATGAGGTCGTAGCGCTTCATCGGCGTGGCCACGGTGCCCGCGAGGAAGATCGCGCTCGCGTTGTTGACGAGCACGTCGATCCCCCCGAACCGCTCCGCCGCCGCCTTCACCGCCGCCGCGATCTCCGCCTCGTCGCGGATGTCGCAGTGGACCGCGAGCGCCTTTCCTCCGGCGGCCTCGATCTCCTGGGCGGCGTCGTGGATCGTCCCCGGCAGCTTCGGGTTCGGCGCGCTCGACTTCGCCGCGACCACCACGTTCGCGCCCTCGCGGGCGGCGGCGATGCCGATCGCCTTGCCGATGCCGCGGCTCGCGCCGGTGATGAAGAGCGTCTTTCCTCGAAGTGAAGGCATGGCCGACCTCGCGCTGGGGTGATCCGCGAGGATGGCGGGACACCCGGCGGGGAGCAACGCGACGGACGGGGCGGGGCGAGGTCCCGACCGCGACCCCCACCGCGACCCCGACCGCGCGACCCCCACCGCGACCCCCACCGCGACCCCCACCGCGACCCAGACCACCCCGACCTCGACCGCGACCCCGCCGTGACAGTCCGGCGCGCCTGATCGGGCCTGATCGGGACCCCTCTGCCCTTCTCGAGTGGGAACGGTCCAGCGCTCGTCGCTCGACCGGCCGACCGACCGATCGGGTGTCCCCGCCGGCTCCAGACGCCCGCCCGTCGTATGTAGGCATGCGCCTACACCCACCCGCCGTGATCGCGCCCTGAACGCATTGCCAGCGCGTGAAACCCGCTGATCCGGGCGCCCGTTGACTTCACCCGCCGATGTCCGTAGATCGGGACCATTCAGTGGGAAAAAGTGGCAAGCAGCGGTTCAGAGCGGCAGGATCGGCCAGCCCGTGTTCTTCGGAACCTTCAACCACGCGATCGACGCGAAGGGGCGCACGAGCCTCCCGGTGAAGTTCCGGGAGTCGCTGGCCGCGGCGGGCGAGCCCCGCATCGTGCTGATGCAGTACCCGCACTGGCGGGCGGTGCAGGCGCTCCCGCAGTCGGTCTGGAACGAGCTCGTGAAGAAGGTGATGGACGCCTCTCCGCTCGACGCCCGGACGCAGCGGAGCGTCCTCAAGTTCGTGTCCTCGGCCCACGAGGTGGACCTCGACGCGAACGGCCGCGTCCTCGTGCCGCCGGCGCTGCGCGAGTGGGCGGGGCTGCAGAAGGACGTGGTCTGGGTGGGGATGGGCCGGACCATCCACCTCTACGACAAGGCCGCCTACGAGACGCAGGTGGCCGAGGAGATCCCGAGCGACCAGGTGGTCGACTTCTTCGGGAAGGTGTAGCGGCGGCACGCGGGCGGAGGAGGCGAGCGATGTTCGAGGCGAGACATCAGGACGACGTGACGATCATCCGTGGCGTGGGAGAGCTCACGAAGGACGAGCTGTCGGCGATCGCCGCCATCGCGCGGCGGGCGCGCGACGACGGGCGGCGCGTGGTGGTCGATCTCAAGAACGTCACGCACCTCCACTACGCGGGCGCCGCGCTCCTGAAGGCGATCCCCGGGCTGCGCGCGGCGGGTGCGAGCCGTTACGTTCGCGATCTCGTCCACGCCGGCGGCGCGGGCGGTCACCTCGAGCTCTTCGAGGACGTGGAGGCGGCCTTCCGGGCGGCGTGAGCGGGGAATTCGTCCATGCTTCGGTACTCGCGAGAGAGGTCGTCGAGGTCCTGCGCCCCGCCCCGGGCAAGCTCCTGCTCGACGGGACGCTCGGCGGCGGCGGCCACTCTGAGCTCCTGCTGGAGCGGGGGGCGCGCGTGATCGGCCTCGACAAGGATCCGCGCGCGCTGGCCGCCGCGACCGCGCGCCTCGCGCGCTGGGGCGAGGCCTTCCGCGCGGTGCGCGCCGACTTCCGCGACGCCAAGAACGTCCTCTCCGCCCTCGGCCTCACCGGGGTGGACGGGACGCTCGTGGACCTCGGGGTCTCCTCCCCTCAGCTCGACCAGGCCGACCGCGGCTTCTCGTTCTCACGGCCCGGCCCGCTCGACATGCGCATGGGCGACGAGGGCGAGCGGCTCGAGGATCTGCTCCGCCGCATCGACGAGCGCGAGCTCGCCCGCATCCTCCGCGAGTACGGGGAGGAGCCCTTCGCGCGGCCCATCGCCCGCGCCGTGAAGCGCGCCGTCGAGTCGGACGAGGCGCTCGACACCGCGCGCCTCGCCGACATCGTGGCGAAGGCCATCCCGCGCAAGGCCTGGCCGCGGCGGATCCACCCCGCGACGCGCACCTTCCAGGCCCTCCGCATCGCGGTGAACGACGAGCTCGGCGCGCTCGCCGCCTGGCTCGACGGCCTGCCCGCGACGCTCAACGTCGGCGGCCGCGCCGCGGCGATCTCGTTCCACTCGCTCGAGGACCGCATGGTGAAGGAGCGCTTCCGCGCCCTCACCCAGGCCTGCACCTGCCCGCCCGATCTGCCCGTGTGCGCCTGCGGCGCGCGCGCCTCGTTCGCCGCGATCACGCGCAAGGCCGTCGTTGCGTCCGAGGCCGAGGTGGCGGAGAACCCCCGCGCGCGCAGCGCGAAGCTGCGCGCGGTGGAGAAGATCCGATGAGGCGCGCCCCCGCCCGAGGTCGCGCCGCGGCCGCTCCTCCCCGCGCCTCCGCCCCCACGAGCGCCGTGCCCGTCGCCCGGGCCGCCACCGTGGCGCTGCTCGTCGTGGTCCTCGGCGTCTTCCACATCTGGTCCCGCACGCGCGTGGTCGCGACGGGATACCGGCTCGGCGCGCTGCAGGCCGAGCACACGAAGCTCACCTCCGAGCACGACCGCCTCCGCATCGAGGTGGAGAGCCTCCGCGCGCCCCGCGCGCTCGAGGCGTTCGCTCGGACCAAGCTGGGCATGGCTCCGCCGGACTCGGGTCCGGTGTGGGCGGCAGGCCCGCGCCCCGCAACGGCGGGCGCGGGTTGGGCGGGCGTGGACGGTGTGGATCACCGGTCCGGCCCGGCGGAGCCATCCCATTCCTCGAAGGCTGGGCGGGCGGCGGCGGGGCCCGCGGCGGACTCCGGTCCGCTCGTCCTGAACGTCCGGGGCGAGCGCGAGCGGGGCCCGCTGCGGGCGGGCCGCTCCCTGCCGCGCGAGAGGTAGCCGTTGCGCCCCGGTCCCGATCCGCGCGCGACCCGCTGGATCGCCGTCCGGATCGGCGCCGTCGCCGTCCTCTTCGCCGCCGGCTTCGCCGTCGTCGCGGGCCGGGCGTTCCAGCTCCAGGTGCTGCGCCGCGACGTGCTCATGGGCGAGATGGTCGACCAGTACCGGCGGCAGCTCGTGCTGAAGCCGCGGCGCGGCGTCATCACCGATCGCTCGGGCCTGCTGCTCGCCGGCAGCGCCGACGCCCAGTCGGTGTTCGCGGATCCCGCGGTGCTCGACAGGGAGGACGGCGGCGCCGAGGCGCTCCGCCGCATCTCCAGGGCCCTGAAGCTCGACGCCCGCGCCGTCCGCAGGAAGCTCGGCAAGAGCGGCCGCTTCCTGTGGATCGCGCGCCGGATCTCGCCGGCGCAGGCCGCCGAGGTCGAGGCCATCGTGAAGGCCACCGGCGTGCGAGGGATCGCCCTCGTCCCCGAGACCCGCCGTTACTACCCCAAGCTCGAGCTCGCCAGCCAGCTGCTCGGGCTCGTCGGGGACGACGGCGAGGGGCTCGAGGGGATCGAGCTCGCGCTCGACGACGTGCTGCGCGGCGAGCGGTCCAAGATGCCCTCCCTGCGGGACGGGGCCGGGAACATCGTGCTCCCCCACGCCCCCAAGCCCGGCCAGGAGCGCGAGGGCGTGCGGGTCGAGCTCACCATCGAGCAGGGGATCCAGCTCTCCGCCGAGCGCGCCCTCGCCGCGGCGGTGAAGCGCTCGCGCGCGCTCTCCGGCATGGCGGTCGCGCTCGAGCCGCGCACCGGCGAGGTGCTCGCGATGGCGAGCTGGCCTCCCTACAACCCGAACGCTCCCGCCCGCGGCGCCGAGCTGCGCAACCGCGTCGTCACCGACTCGTTCGAGCCGGGCTCGACGGTGAAGGCGCTCACCGTGGCGGGCGCCCTCGCGCGCGGCGCGCTGCACCCGCTCGATCCCATCGACTGCGGCAACGGCCGGTACGCGATCGGCGCCCACGTGATCCACGACCACGACGCGCTCGGCTGGGCGGGCGCCTCGAAGATCCTCGCGGTGAGCTCGAACATCGGGGCGTCCAAGATCGCGGCGCGGCTCGGGCGGGCCGGGCTGCACGCGTCGCTCGCGGCCTTCGGCCTCGGGGAGAAGACCGGCCTCGGGCTGCCGGGCGAGATCCGCGGCCAGCTCCCCGTGCCGCGCTCCGAGGTGTCGCTCGCGACGCAGAGCTTCGGTCACGGCCTCACCGCGAACGCGCTCCAGATCACCAACGCCATCGCCGCGCTCGCGAACGGCGGCAAGCTCATGCGCCCGATCGTGGTCCGGCGCATCGTCGACCCCGCCACCGGCGAGGTGCTCGAGGCGGCGACTCCGGAGCTCGTCCGGCAGGCGGTGCCGCCCGCGGTGGCCGAGACGATGACCCGCTTCCTCGTGGGGGTCGTCGAGGACGAGAAGGGCACCGGGAAGCGCGCCCGGATCGACGGCTGGCGCGTCGCCGGCAAGACCGGCACCGCGCGCAAGGTGGACCCGGTCTCCGGCGGCTACGCCTCGGATCGCCACTTCAGCTCGTTCGTCGGCTACGCGCCTGCGGAGGCGCCGCGCATCGTCGTGGGCGTGTTCCTGGACGAGCCCAAGGGCGACGTGCACGGCGGCGAGATCGCGGCCCCCGCGTTCCGAGAGATCGTCATCGAGTCGATGCGGGTGATGGGAGTGCCCGCGACCGGCCCCACGGCGCCGCGCCCGCCAGCGGTCGCGGCGTCGGAGCCCGCCGAGGAGGAGCCCGAGGGGCCGCCGCCCGTCGAGCTCGCGGCTCGCGCCACGGGGACGGGGAGCGAGCTGACCGTCGCGGTGCCCTCGCTCGCCGGGCTCCCGGCGCGCTCCGCCATCCGCGCGCTCGAGCGGCTGGACCTCGCGGCCGATCTCGACGGTGCGGGCCGCGTGGTGCAGCAGTGGCCGTCGCCCGGCAAGGTGGTGGAGCGCGGGACGCGGGTGCGGATGCGGCTCGCGCCGACCGGGTGACGCGGCGCTCGCCCGCCCGGGCGATGCACCGAGGCTGGGCGCCGCCCCCCTTTGCTGTAAGATGTGCCGCGCCGCGCCGTGGTGCGTGTCCCGGCGGACACGACGGCGCGTAACCGGGCGAGCGCACAGGGGAAGAGATTCCGGACGGCGGCTTGCATTCCGGTGCGGTGACATGAAGCTCTCGGCGGTCATCCAGGGTACGGGCGCGCGGGGTGAGGCGGCGGACGATCACGAGATCGTCCTCGTCACGGGCGACTCGCGCGAGGTCGTCCCCGGCGCGCTCTTCTTCGCCCTCCCCGGCGCGGTGCGCGACGGCCACGACTTCGCCGCCCAGGCCGCGGCCCGCGGGGCCGTGGCGATCGTCGCGGAGCGCCCGGTCGCCTGCGCCCCCGCGGCGCTCCTCCTCGTCCCCTCGTCGCGCCGCGCGATGGCGGTGGCGGCCGCGAACTTCCACGGTCGTCCCGCCGACGCGCTCCGCGTCGCCGGCGTCACCGGCACGAACGGCAAGACGACCGTCACCTACCTCGTGGAGGCGTGCGCGCGCGCGGCGGACCTGCCCGTCGGCGTGCTCGGCACGGTCACCCAGCGCTTCCCCGGCGTCGAGCGCCCCGCCAGCCACACCACCCCCGAGTCCACCACCCTCCACGCGGTCCTCGCCGAGATGCGCGCGGCCGGTACGCGGGCGGTCGTGCTCGAGGTCTCCTCGCACGCGCTCGCGCAGGAGCGGGTCGGCGGGATGCGCTTCGCGGCGGCGGGGTTCACGAACCTCACCCGCGATCACCTCGACTACCACGGCGACATGGACGCGTACTTCGCCGCGAAGCGCCGGCTCTTCGCCGAGCACCTCGCGCCCGACGGCGTCGCGGTGGTGAACGCGCGCGATCCGTACGGCGCGCGGCTCGCGGCCCAGCTCGGACCGGGCCGGCGCGTCTGGCGCTACGGCACCCGCGCGGACGACACGCTGCGGGCCGAGGCCGTCTCGACGGGGCTCGCCGGCATCGCGGCCACCTTCGCGACGCCGGCGGGGCCGATCGCGATCCGCTCGCCGCTCGTCGGCGCGCACAACCTCGAGAACCTGCTGTGCGCGGCCGGGCTCGCGCTCGCGCTGGGGATCGCGCCCGACGCAGTCGGGCGGGGCCTGTCCGCCTCGGCCGGGGCGCCCGGGCGGCTCGAGCGCATCGACGGCCGAGGTGTCTCGATCTTCGTGGACTACGCCCACACCGACGACGCGCTCGGCCGCGCGCTGGAGGCGCTCCGCGCCCTCGCGCCGCGGCGGCTCCTGTGCGTGTTCGGCTGCGGCGGCGATCGCGATCGCGGCAAGCGCCCGCTGATGGGCGAGGTCGCCGCCCGCGGCGCCGACCTCGTGGTGGTGACGAGCGACAACCCCCGCACCGAGGCGCCCGAGGCCATCATCGCGGACGTCCTGCCCGGCCTCGAGCGGGCGGGCGCGGCGCGCCTCTCCGCCCGGGCCGCGGCCGACGGCGCGCGCGGCTTCCTCGTCGAGGCCGACCGCCGCGCCGCGATCGCCCTCGCAGTCTCCCTCGCGCACCCCGGCGACGCCGTGCTCGTCGCCGGCAAGGGGCACGAGGACTACCAGCTCGTCGGCACGACGAAGCACCCCTTCTCCGACCGCGAGGAGGCCCGGAAGGCCCTCGGCTTCGTATGACCGTCCCCCGCTTCTCCCCCGACGAGCTGGCCGCCGCGACCGGCGGACGCTGGATGGGCGCGCCGCCCGCAGAGCTCGCCGGCGTCTCGACCGACACCCGCACGATCGTGCCCGGCGCGCTCTTCGTCGCGCTCCGCGGCGAGCGCTTCGACGGCCACGCCTACCTCGGCGAGGCCTCCGCGAAGGGCGCGGCCGCCGCCGTCGTCGCCCACGGCGCCGCCGCGGGGGCCCCGCTGCCGGTCCTCGCCGTCCCCGACACGCTCGCGGCGCTCGGCGCGATCGCGCGCCACCACCGGCGCCGGTTCCACATCCCGGTCGTGGGGGTCACCGGCTCGAACGGCAAGACCACCACCCGCGAGATGATCGCGGGGATCCTCGCCACGCGCGGGCCGGTCCTCAAGACCGAGGGCAACCTCAACAACGAGGTGGGCGTCCCGCTCACGCTCCTCGGGCTCGGGCCGGAGCACCGCTCGGCCGTGATCGAGATGGGGATGAACCATCCGGGCGAGATCGCCCGGCTCGCCGCCATCGCCGAGCCGTACGTCGGGGTCGTGACGCTCGCCGCCGCCGCGCACCTCGAGGGGCTCGGCACGGTGGACGCGGTGGCGGACGCCAAGGCCGAGCTGTACCAGGGGCTCCAGGACACCGGCATCGTGGTCGCCAACGCGGACGACCCGCGCATGCTGAAGCGGGCGCAGGCCGCCGGCAAGCGCATGCTGACCTTCGCGGCGGGCGCGGGTCGGCGCGGCGACGTGGTCGTGCTCGAGATCGGCTCGCAGGGCGACGACGGCCTCCACTTCGTGCTCGGCGTCGGCAACCGCGAGGTCCCCGTGCACATCCCCGGGCTGGTGGGCGCGCACAACGCCGTGAACGCGGCGGCGGCCGCCGCGGCGGCGATCTCGCTCGGCTGCAGCGACCGCGAGATCGCGCAGGGGCTCGCGGCGGTCCGTCCGGTCGGGCGGCGCCTGCGGCTCGAGCGGCTCGCCTCCGGGCTGCGCCTCGTGGACGACTGCTACAACGCGAACCCGGCGTCGATGTCGGCCGCGCTCCGCACGCTCGTGGACCTCGCGCGGCCCGACGCCCGGGCGGTGGCGGTCCTCGGGGACATGCTGGAGCTCGGCGCCTTCGAGGAGCCGGCGCACCGCGAGCTCGGCGGCGAGGCCGCCCGCGCGGGCGTGAGGCTCCTCGCCGCCTTCGGCCCGCGTTCCCGCGCCACCGCCGAGGCGGCGCGCGCCGCAGGCCTCGAGACCTTCCACACCGACGACATGGACGCGCTCGTCCGCTGGGCCCGGACCGCGCTCGCGCCGCCGTCGGACGTCCTCCTCGTCAAGGGCAGCCGCGGCATGAAGCTCGAGCGGCTGGTCGAGGCCCTCCGCTAGATGCTCTATCACTTCCTCTACCCGCTCTCGGGGCAGTTCGGGCTCTTCAACGTCCTGCGCTACCCCTCCTTCCGCATCGTCGCGGCGGGCCTCGTCTCCCTGCTCATCGGCCTGCTCCTCGGACCGCTCTTCATCGAGCGGATGCGCGTCCTGCAGTACGGGCACTCCAACGTCCGCGAGGACACGCCCGAGCGGCACAAGAAGAAGGCCGGCACGCCCTCCATGGGCGGCGCGCTCATCCTCCTCGCCGTCACCGTCTCCACGCTGCTCTTCGCCGACCTCGGGAACCGCCTCGTGTGGGCGGCCCTCCTCGTCACGCTCGGCTACGGCGTGATCGGGTTCTGGGACGACTGGCTCAAGATCTCGAAGCGGAACTCGAAGGGGCTCGCCGGAAAGAAGAAGCTCGTCCTCCAGGTGCTGGTGGTGCTGGCCGTCTACTACGGCCTGCTCACCGACTGGCAGCCGCGCACGACGGACGGGTTCCCCTTCCTCACCATCGGCAGCCTCGTCGACCTGCACCTCACGCTGCCGTTCGTGCCGACGCACCTGTTCTCGCCGTCGCTCGGCTGGCTCTACCTGCCGTTCATGATCTTCGTGGTGGTCGCCACGTCGAACGCGGTGAACCTCACCGACGGGCTCGACGGCCTCGCCATCGGCCCGACCATCGTCTCGTCGATGACGTTCCTCGCGCTCTCCTACGTGGCGGGCGCGACCATCGCCGGCTTCAGCCTGGCCGAGTACCTGCGCATCGCCTACATCCCCGGCGCCGAGGAGCTGGGCGTGTTCTGCTCCGCCATCTTCGGGGCCGGCATCGCGTTCCTCTGGTACAACACGTACCCCGCGTCGGTGTTCATGGGCGACGTCGGCTCGCTCGCGCTGGGCGGCGGCCTCGGCATGCTCGCCGTCCTCACCAAGAACGAGGTGGCGAGCGCCATCCTCCACGGCGTGTTCCTCGCCGAGACGGTCAGCGTCATCCTGCAGGTCTGGTCGTTCCGCACCACCGGCAAGCGCATCTTCCGGATGGCCCCCATCCACCACCACTACGAGCTGAAGGGGTGGGCCGAGCCGAAGATCATCGTACGGTTCTGGATCATGTCGATCATGCTCGCCCTGGTGGCGCTCATGTCCCTGAAGCTGAGGTAGCGCCGCGTGACTCCCCAGCTGAAGGGCAAGCGCGTCACCGTCGTCGGCCTCGCCAGGAGCGGCGTGGCGGCGGCGCGCCTCTGCGCGCGCGAGGGCGCGCGGGTCACGGTCACCGACCGGCGCGCCGAGGAGCACCTCACCGGCCCGCTCGCGGCCCTGGAGACGGCCGGCGTTCGCCGGGTGCTGGGAGGCCACGACGCGGAGGACTTCACCCGCGCCGACCTCGTGGTGGTCTCGCCGGGCGTCCCGATGGCGCTCGCCGAGGTCGTCCGCGCCCGGGCCGCAGGGGTGCCGGTGTGGGGCGAGGTCGAGCTCGCGGCCCGGTTCCTCGCGGGCGTGCCGATCGTCGCGATCACCGGCACGAACGGCAAGAGCACGACCACCGCGCTCGCCGGGGCGCTCTTCGCGCGCCACCGGCGGACGTTCACCGGCGGCAACCTCGGCACCCCGCTCTGCCAGCACGTCCTCGACGGCGGCGGCGCGGAGGTGGTCGTCGCGGAGCTCTCGTCGTTCCAGATGGAGGGGCTGCTCTCGCTGCGCCCCCGGGTGGCCGCCATCCTGAACGTCACCCCGGATCACCTCGACCGCTACCGCGACGTGGACGACTACGCCGCCGCGAAGGCGCGGCTGTTCGGGCTGCAGCAGCCGGGCGACCACGCCGTCGCGAACGCCCGCGACCCGCGCGCGCTCGCGATGGCCGAGGCCTCGCGCGCCGTCCTCCACACCTTCGGCTTCGGCCCTCCCGGCCCCGGCGCGCGCGATCCCGGCCTCGAGCCGGACGAGGGC includes:
- the murF gene encoding UDP-N-acetylmuramoyl-tripeptide--D-alanyl-D-alanine ligase, with amino-acid sequence MTVPRFSPDELAAATGGRWMGAPPAELAGVSTDTRTIVPGALFVALRGERFDGHAYLGEASAKGAAAAVVAHGAAAGAPLPVLAVPDTLAALGAIARHHRRRFHIPVVGVTGSNGKTTTREMIAGILATRGPVLKTEGNLNNEVGVPLTLLGLGPEHRSAVIEMGMNHPGEIARLAAIAEPYVGVVTLAAAAHLEGLGTVDAVADAKAELYQGLQDTGIVVANADDPRMLKRAQAAGKRMLTFAAGAGRRGDVVVLEIGSQGDDGLHFVLGVGNREVPVHIPGLVGAHNAVNAAAAAAAAISLGCSDREIAQGLAAVRPVGRRLRLERLASGLRLVDDCYNANPASMSAALRTLVDLARPDARAVAVLGDMLELGAFEEPAHRELGGEAARAGVRLLAAFGPRSRATAEAARAAGLETFHTDDMDALVRWARTALAPPSDVLLVKGSRGMKLERLVEALR
- the mraY gene encoding phospho-N-acetylmuramoyl-pentapeptide-transferase; translated protein: MLYHFLYPLSGQFGLFNVLRYPSFRIVAAGLVSLLIGLLLGPLFIERMRVLQYGHSNVREDTPERHKKKAGTPSMGGALILLAVTVSTLLFADLGNRLVWAALLVTLGYGVIGFWDDWLKISKRNSKGLAGKKKLVLQVLVVLAVYYGLLTDWQPRTTDGFPFLTIGSLVDLHLTLPFVPTHLFSPSLGWLYLPFMIFVVVATSNAVNLTDGLDGLAIGPTIVSSMTFLALSYVAGATIAGFSLAEYLRIAYIPGAEELGVFCSAIFGAGIAFLWYNTYPASVFMGDVGSLALGGGLGMLAVLTKNEVASAILHGVFLAETVSVILQVWSFRTTGKRIFRMAPIHHHYELKGWAEPKIIVRFWIMSIMLALVALMSLKLR
- the murD gene encoding UDP-N-acetylmuramoyl-L-alanine--D-glutamate ligase, which gives rise to MTPQLKGKRVTVVGLARSGVAAARLCAREGARVTVTDRRAEEHLTGPLAALETAGVRRVLGGHDAEDFTRADLVVVSPGVPMALAEVVRARAAGVPVWGEVELAARFLAGVPIVAITGTNGKSTTTALAGALFARHRRTFTGGNLGTPLCQHVLDGGGAEVVVAELSSFQMEGLLSLRPRVAAILNVTPDHLDRYRDVDDYAAAKARLFGLQQPGDHAVANARDPRALAMAEASRAVLHTFGFGPPGPGARDPGLEPDEGGATELWVQARGGGPERFRLANRALRGRHNRENAMAAVLCARLLGVPGGEVQAGLDAFGGLPHRLEVVGERGGIEWVNDSKATNVDSTLVGLSAFPAGTARVVLVMGGRGKGAPYAPLRPLFAGRVKALLTIGEDAPAVERELGDLCPTEACVTLEAAVRRAAALVRPGDAVLLSPACASYDQFRNYEERGEAFRRHVAEFA